Genomic segment of Desulfovibrio litoralis DSM 11393:
GCGTGCTAACGTACTAACCTGAACAGCTTGGTCGTTAAAGGCTTCTACTAAAGCGTCTAACAGGCTTGGGTTAAGAGCCGGCTCATCGCCTTGAATATTTACGACAACCGCATTTTCAGGCAGTTTCAAGTTTACAGCCGCCTCATAAACACGGTCGGTTCCGCTCTGATGCCAATCTCCCGTTAAAACAACAGGCACATCAAGTTTAACAGCCGCATCAAAAATACGCTGGTCATCAGTCGCCAAACTAACGCTTATCAGAGATGAACATTGTTTAGCTCTTTGATAAACATGCCAAAACATGGGCTTTCCGCATATTTCTACTAAAGGCTTACCGGGAAAACGTGTTGAGCCGAAGCGTGCCGGAATAATTCCATAACACATAGGTATAATTGAATTTTGCAAAATAACCCCACCTAATTATATTAATAAAAAAGAATTTTATAAACTGTTAATTTAATCAAATCATCATAAATAAAGACCATTGCAAAACTCAGTTTTTCGTTCTTTTGCCATCGTTTTATGCTCTCTAGACACACAACATAAAACATCTTAAGTCATAAAAAGCTACGACTTTATTATATAATAAGCGACTAAATAAAAAAAGTAGTTTTTTATTCATTCAAAATAAAGAGTTACTGTAATTAGTCTTCGTTTTTAATCTCTAAACTTTTACTCCAAACTGTCGATAAGTTATGACAGCAAACGTGCCAAATTAAATAAAATATAAGCACCTGATGTGGAGTTTAATATGAATATCAACAGTATAGAATTAAGTTTTGACTCTCTTTTTTCAAACTTTTCTTCCGCACAACAAAGTCAATCCGCAGGTTTTTCAAAACAGCGTCGTTTTAGCAAGATTAATGATATTTCTACTACTGCCGCTGATTATTTATCAAATAAATCTATCGAATCAAAATATAATGTTAAGCTTAACGAGCTTTCTGCGGAAGACCTTGAGGCATACAAAAAACAAAGTGCCGAACTCAAAGACGCCCTAGCCAAGACAATTAACTTTGTCGGAAAAAACTTTGGTGAAGAAGTCGCCACTGTTGTTACGGCTATGCTTTATAAAAATACAAGCGAAAGTTTAAACGAAGAAAACCTTGGTCAGGGTTTGCTAGAAGCCACAACTTTTATTGATAAAAATTTAGGAACAGATTCCGGAGATAAATTTTTGGCATATCTAAATCAAAATATCAATAATGCCATGAATAATTTTTTTGAAAACGGTAAAAATGAAGTTTTTATTGCTATAAATACAAGCTCTAACAACTATACCGTTCCGGGTTTATCAAAGGTTGGAGAAGAAGCAAACAAAACAACTATCAGCAACTTTGACGCTCTTATTCAAAGTGTTAAACTAAGCGTTGATAATCTGCGTGCCAATAAGTTTAACAGCGAACAACTGCATTTAATAAAAAAATATGACAATACGGGAACAGCAAGTTTAATTACGCCGGAGTCTGGTTTTTTATTGGAAACAGCAGTTTAAATTAAAATCTTTAAAATTCTTCAGAATCATTTTGTATAGCTCTTTACTAAAAATTATAAAAAGTATATAAGAAATAAATAATAGAACTATACAACTTCATCTATAGTATAAATTTAATTTTTTATTTTAATACAAAGTATACTCTATACTAAGATATTAAGCGACTGGAAAAACAAAGGGAGAATAGAATGGATCATTCCCAAAAAAAAGACGACGAACTTTTACAACTTGTTACCTTTAGCATAGGGGAAGAAGAGTTTGGCGTTGATATTCTTAAAGTTCAAGAAATTATTCGCACTATGGAAATTACAAAAGTTCCAAGAGCGCAAGAATTTGTTGAGGGCGTTATAAATCTAAGAGGAAAGGTTATTCCGATTATCGATTTAAGAAGACGCTTTGGTCTCCACTCTAAAGAACACGATAAACACACTCGCATTATTGTTATTGAAATAAATAACATGATTGTAGGCTTTGTGGTTGACTCGGTTTCTGAAGTCTTGCGAATTCCCGCAAGCACGGTAGAACCACCACCACCTGTCGTAGCCGGCTTAGAATCAGAATATATTAACGGAGTCGGAAAGTTACATGACCGCTTATTAATATTGCTTGATCTTGATAAATTATTATCCAGTGCTGATCTTGAAGCTTTAGCACAAGTATAAGAATTGAAATATCTTAAACAAAAAAAGACTTTAGAATAACACTCTAAAGTCTTTTTTATTGGTTTTAAGATTAGCAAGCTACCTATATCAATTGCATGGTATCAATTACTTGGTATCAAGTACCTGGTATCAATTGTTTTGTATCAATTACTTGGTATCAAGTACCTGGTATCAATTGTTTTGTATCAATTATTTGGCAATTTTAAACTTTTAGCCAATGAATAAAGCTCATTAATTTGAATAAACAATTCTTTAACCGCCAACTCGGAATTCTGCATGGCGTCTGCGTTATTTTGGTCTAATAATTTAATTTCATTTAAAACGGCAGTAACTTTATGGCTTGTTTCCGATTGTTCACCTGTTGCAACAACCACAAGCTGTAGTTGATCGTTTACCTTACTCGAACCCGCAACTATTTCATTAAGAGCCATACTTGATTGGTTAATAAAATCAGTTGCATAATTTAGATCAGAGGCAACTCTTTCCGTTGTGCTTATGCTGGTGTGCGTATTATTTTGTACAGTTAAGATAACGCTTTCTACTTCTTTGGTTGCAAACATGGTTTTTTCAGCCAGTTTTCTAACCGCTCCGGCAACAACCGAGAAACCTTTTCCCGCTTCCCCTGCTCTAGCGGCTTCAATAGCGGCATTTAAAGCTAAAAGGTTAGTTTGATCGGCAACTTCGTCAATTAAGGTAATTACTTTACCTATTTTTTGAACTTGCTCCCCTAATCCCTCGATATGTTCTTTTAATTGAGTGATTGTGCTTTGCACGGTGCCAATTGCGGCTACGCTTTGATTAACGATCGCATTGCCGTGTTCTGCTTTATTTTTTGAATTATCAGCAGCATCAGAAACCAAACTGGTATTTTGATTGATTCCAACAACATTAGCGTTCATTTCGTCCATAGCACTCACGCAGGCAGCAATTTTTTTATGTTGCACCTCTGAACTCTCTAAAATTGTTTCCATCTGAGTATCAAGCTGTTTACCCGCATTAATCAAACGCTCTACGACTTGTTCAACTCTTGAGGCGGTTTGAGATATGATTTTATAACCTTCTTCTGCATTAGTTTTGGCAACATTAGCCTCTTGCATGGCTTTTTCGGCGAGTTCTTTGTTTTTAACCGCCTCACGCCTTTCTTCTTCTTCTATAACAATTTGCTTTTCAAGAGTTACAATCATATCTTGAAGTTGGTCATTAAATAAGTCGGCTTTTGCTTTAAATATGCCCATAATATGAGCGGCACCACCTAAAAAAATAGGTGCCGAAGTAATCATAAAAAGTAAAGGAACTCGGCTATAAATGCCTAACATATTCCCAATAGACACGGTTAAGTCATTATACCAAAACTCAAAAATTAACGCAAAAATAGGAAACATAAACCCAAAAGCGATACCAAAGACAGTATATTGGAAAACAGTTTTATTCATTAGTTGACTCTAAAGATATTGTTAGCTGGAATAACAGAGTAATATAAAATAAACGAGTAATAATTTTTGATAAAAGTATATTATAAAAAAGAAATGATATATCCTTTATCGGCATAAATTACTTTATTCATAATATTTTTATAAAAATTATACAAATAATAAAAAACAAGGTATTTCTAAAATTTGATATAACCCTTATATATAAAAAAACATATCTTTACAATCATTTTAAAATTGTTGTATAAACAAGCTGTTGGGCATATAATATATTACAAATATTTACTTCATTTTAAAAACAAAAAAAACATGTCAACAAACCCTATTCTTATTATCCAAATGCAACGCATGGGAGACCTTATTTTAAGCTTTCCATTGGTGAGTTTTTTGGAAAAAAACTTTCAGACCAACCCCATCTGGATAGTCGCAGAAGAGAATTATTTTTCCGAGCTATTACCGATTTCACCAAACGTTACTTATTTTCCTTACTCCGCCGCCCACCGATTAATAACCAGACCTTATCACGGCATTATTAATTTAAGCCACCGAACCGAATCTGCCGAACTAGTGAAACAGCTCAAGCATGATTGGTTTTATGGCTATTACCTTGATGAAGATAACAATTTGAGAATAAAAGGAAATTGGCAAATCTATCGTGCCAGTCTCACACACAATAATCGCCATAACCACTATCATTGGTCTGACTTAAACATTTTAGATATAGCTCAACATATTAAAATCAATAGCAATAATGATTATGCCGAATCATCTCATAAAGTAGCTCTTCCACATTTTAATTGGGCAAAACCTGAAGTAACAAAGAAAAAAAACGCTCGCATTGGTATCTTTGTCGGAGCAAGTCAAGCTGAAAAACACCCGAATGCTAATTTTTTTGCCGAACTTGTCCTTGCATTGTTTAAACTTGGACACAAACCCGTTTTACTCGGTGGAAAAACAGAAGAGAAAATGGGAGCAGAAATATGCGATCAATTACAAGGATTGCACGGCATAAATCTCTGCGGACACTTTTCCATTGCAGAACTTGTGGAAATGTTAAAAAAAATAGATTTATTTATCTGCCCCGACACCGGACCTTTACACCTAGCAAGCTTATTGGGCGTTAAAACAATAAATCTTTCACTCGGTAATGTTAGTGCTTTTGAAACAGGACCAAACAGCCCGGGACACTTGATTGTATCGGCAAATTTAAGCTGTGTAGGTTGTTGGAAATGTGAACGCAATTTAAAATGTCATAATTTTTTTAAACCGCTAAAAATAGCACAAATCGCCAACGAACTTATTTTAGGACGAGAACAAAACCTCAAACGCCTCAACTTAAAGGGCTTAAATTTATATATAAGCGATAGAAACTATTTAGGGGAATTATCAGGATTATATAAACTCAAGCCGATATTAGGAAAAGACGCAAGACAAAATTTCAATATAAAAACAGCATTTAGTGTTTTTTGGCAAAGTTTTTTTTATGAGCATCTTTCAAAAAATTTTGCACCTAATCAAGAAAATTCAACGTTTAAACTAAAACTAAAAAAAGAATTAGAAACCATTAATCCAAAGTTATTATTGAAATATAACCAAGCTTTAATCAAGCTGTGTCGCTATTTTGCAGGCAAGCTGAATATAAACAAAAAAAATACCTTTGATAATTTCTGGATAAATTATCCGCCCTGTATCCGCCCTTTAACTAGCTTTTGCCAACTTTGGCTTGATAATAACGATTATTCAAAAGCGGCGTATATTCAGGTTTTACAACTAACCGAATCAGCCCGCCTCTAAGCATTTGCTAGGTAACACCATTGAAAAACTGCGTTTTACTTTCTTTTGTTGTCGTTTGATGCTGTAATATGGAACAAAAAAAAGGGAGTTTTTATACTCCCTTAAATTTTAAGACTTAGTCTTCGCCTTCAGCGTGGCTTTGTTTGCCGGCACCTTTTAAGCCGTACATAGTAGTACTGCCTGAAGACCAAAATTCCAACACTTCTGTGTTAATTAAAGCAGTAAGATATTTTTTTACTTGACGTGGGCTTTCGCCTGGAAACACTTCAAGAAAATCATTAAAATAAAATTTACTTTTAGCAGCAGATTTACCTTTAAGGTAATCTACGATTTTTTGTTGATTCTCATCCATAATCAGACCCCTTTTCAACCTATTTATTTTAGACCGGCTATTTATTTTAGACCGGGTAAGCTCGAAAACTTACCCGGTTTATCAATCATAATTCAGCTTAGAATTTAAACTGAGTGCTTTGACGCCATGTATAGTAAGCAGGGTCACGGAAGTCATCAATAAGGTGGTGGGTAAACTTTAAGCCTGTTAAGCTAAAGAAGCGTTCCCAACCTATACGTTCAGCCCATTCACCTAAACGCTCATATTTATTAGCGTTAGCAGCATAAACTTCAACGATTTTCTTAATGACTTTAGTCATAGAAGGCCAGCGAGGTGGCTCGTTAGGAATATAAGCTACTACAACTTTTGAGAATTTAGGCATAGAGATACGGTTAGAAACCTTACCACCAACCATTATAGCCATACCGTCGCCTTCTTTATCAGAGATAGGAAGAGCAGGACACATGGTGTAACAGTTACCGCAATACATACAACGTTCGTTTTTAATCGCAATAGAGTTCATTTTTGTGCCGTCTGCTCTGTCGATCTTAGTAGGACGAACAGCAGCAGTAGGACAAGAAGCAACAGCTAAAGGAATTTCACAAAGTTGGTCAACCCAGTCTGTATCGATCATAGGAGGTTTTCTGTGAATACCAACTATACCAATATCAGAACAGTGTACGGCACCACACATGTTAATACAACATGCAAGTGAAATACGCAAAGGAGCAGGAAGACGCATTTGTTGGAAGTCTGCGAAAACTTCGTCCATAACCGCCTTAACAGGTCCGGAAGCATCAGTAGCAGGAGTATGGCAGTGTACCCAACCTTGAGTGTGAATGATGTTGGTAATACCAGCACCGGTTCCACCAATAGGGAATTTATAAGAACCACCGGCAAACTTACGAGCTGCTAAATCACTTTTCAGTGCTTTTAGCTTGTCTTCGCTGTCAACCATAAACTCAACGTTACTACGAGTAGTAAAACGCAAGTATCCGCTACAGTGTTTATCAGCTATATCACACATTTCACGAATTAAAGTAATAGACATCAAACGTGCGGTACCGCAACGAACTGTGTATACTTTATCTCCGCTTTCACCAACGTGTACTAATACACCTGGTTCAAGAATTTCGTGATATGCCCACTTACCTTTATTTTTAGCAATAAAGGGAGGATAAAACTCACTATATTTACGAGGGCCAATATCTGTAATACGATTTTTCATTGGGCTACTAGGATCGTAGCCAGAAGAAATAAATGCCATTTTTTATACCCCCATATTACCTTAAGTGTCTCTTGCGATATGCAGCAATGTCACGATTCCAACCACCCGGTACTTCTTCTTCTTTAAAGAACATGTATGGGTTATGGCGTGGCTCACAAACGTGTTGTGGCATAGCCTCAATTCCTGTTACTTCAAGCAATTTTTGGAAAGAGAGACGCTTCATGGTTTCACCGATACGCTCACGGTTTTTACCTTCTTCCATCCACCAGTCCCAAATTTTTCCGATAAGATCTTTGATTTCATCGTAAGGTTCTGAAACTTCGATAAATGGAACAAGCAATGAACCCATTTGTGCACCATCAAGAACAGGAGCTTTAGCACCAAGCAAGATAGAAGCACCGCGTTCGTTACCTATGCGACAAGCACGAGGCATAGTGTTGATACAGTGCATACAACGAGTACATTCTTTGTTGTTGATGCGAAGTTCTGAGCCTGTCCAAGTCATACACTTAGTAGGACAACGCTTAACAACTTCTTCAACTATGTCAAATTTGCCCCAATCACGACCAGCATGAGCACCGGCGTTAGGCTTAAATTCGCCACCAACATAAGCTTTAACAGCAGCTTGGTCGATACGAATATCGTCTTTCCAAGTACCGATAACAGCAAAGTCAGAACGAGCTATAGCAGCAACGCAACCGTTAGGACAAGCATCAAATTTAAATTTAAATTTATAAGGGAATGCCGGACGGTGTAATTCGTCTTGGAATTCCATTGTAAGATTATAACATAAATCTTGAGCATCATAACAAGCATATTCACAACGAGAAGAACCAAGACAGCTTTCAGGGGTACGAAGGTTAGAACCTGATCCGCCCAAGTCTGTGTTCATTTTATGAGTAATCTCATGAAAAATTTCTTCCAATTGTGCGGTTTGTGTACCTAAAAGAACGATGTCTCCGGTAGAACCGTGCATGTTGGTAAGACCGGAACCGCGTAAGTCCCACATATCACAAATCTGACGCAAAAAGTCTGTAGAATAGTATTTTGCAGCAGGTTGGTTGATACGAACAGTATGGAAATGTGCTACGCCCGGGAACATCTCGGGTTGGTCGCAATAACGACCGATAACACCACCACCGTAACCAAAAACACCAACGATTCCGCCGTGTTTCCAGTGGGTTTCACCGTCTGTGTAAGACAATTCTAAAACACCAAGAAGGTCACTTGGACAGTCTACTGGTATTTGATAATCAAGTCCCTTAGGGTTCTTGGTTCTACTCTCGGCTTCTTGCTTTATGTCAGACACAAAGCTTGGCCAAGGACCAGACTCAAGTTGATCCAGCTTGGGGGTTGCATGTTTTGCCATTGCTTTCCTCCGCTTAGTTATTTATGTTTTAACTATACAATATAGGGCGTTATGCCCTATACTTACAGTCAGCATGTTTATAAAAAGTTAAACAAAAGTTAACTTTCACACAACTGACACACTTCAGTTCTTAAAAATAAATCAAACCACGTTTAAATACTTGTTGTTTTTTTAACAAGATTACACTCTTTTTTTATTAGTATTCTGCACAGCTGTCAAGCCAATTAATTTTTATTTTATAAAGAACAAAAGCAATAAAAAGACTATAACTTGACGACCTAAGCGAATATGTATACTATAAAAAATATATTATACTAAATAAAAATATTCTGCAAGCTCTTAAATTATTATAAAAAATGAACTAATATCCATAGTTAAAATTATTGCAAAATCAATTAGGATAACAACATGAAAGATATAAATGGGTTTTACTATTACCCAAACCCCAATGATCACAAAGCCAAAGTATATGTTCGCAACGGAGCAAACGGGATTGAGTTTCGTTTATGGCATAACGAAAAACCGGAAATTTGGGAAAAACACGAATGGCTTAATATCGATATAATTAATGCCGCTGCCGCAATGTATAAAGAAAGAGGGCAAGGCTCAGACCCAACCCTTCTTTATGATATAAGAGTCGCCGAAGCCTTGCTTAAATAACTTTTATTGTAATTATTTTAAAACAACAGTCTTATTACCGTTTATCAAAACACGCTGTTCAAGGTGATAAGTCAAGGCTCTTGCCAAAACCACACACTCCATATCTTTCCCCAAAGCTTCAAGAGCCTGAGGGGCGTAAGAGTGGTCTACTCTTTCTACGCCCTGTTCAATAATAGGACCTTCGTCCAAATTGGAAGTTACATAGTGTGCGGTAGCTCCAATTAACTTTACACCACGTTCATAAGCCTGTTTATAGGGTGAGGCCCCTTTAAAGCTTGGTAAAAAGGAATGGTGAATATTAATACAACGTCCTTTAAGCTTTTCGCAAAGATCTTCTGAAAGAATTTGCATATACCTTGCTAAAACAACAACATCAATTTCTTGTTCCGCTATAAGGCTTAAGAGTCTTGCTTCTTGTTCATCTTTATTATTTTTATCAACGGGCAGATAAAAAAACGGAATATTATGCCATTCGACCAAAGATTTAAAATCTTGATGGTTAGAGACAACGGCAACGAGTTCACCGTTTAAAACACCGGCTCGAAAACGGTATAAAAGGTCATTTAAACAATGTCCGAAACGAGAAACCATCACAAGCACGCGCTTTTTCTTTCCCACACAACAAATATCCCAATTCATCGTAAAACGTTGAGCCAAAGTTAAAAAATCTGTCTGCAAATTTTTTATATCACAAACATCAGGGTTAAGTTCAAAATGAACTCGCATAAAAAAAAGACCCGTGCTTCTATCTCCAAACTGAGAACTATCAACAATATTCGCACCATGATCAACTAAAAATGTCGCAACAGAAGCAACAATACCAATAACATCAGGGCAAGAAATAGTTAAAACATGATGAGTATTTTTTAACATATTAATCCTTATAATTCTTTCTAAATTTCAACTCAAGACCATTGCAAAACTCTGTTTTGCGTACTTTTATTATCGTTTGATACTCTGCATGCACATAGCATAAAACATTTTAAGACACAAAAACCACTCATTTTACAGGAAAATTAAATTTTCCCTTTGTTTCTGGGGATACCCCCGAAGCCCCCAAAGAGACTTTATTCGTGATTTTTGGAGTGTCTTTACGGAGTATCTTTGGAGTGTCTGGCCGGAGTATTTTGCCGGCGAAAGCCACTTTAAAACTATTCTGCAATAGTCTCAACTCTGAATTTAAACAAAATAAATGCCAGATGTACAAAAGTACAACCGGCATTTATTGTTTCACTTTAATTAAATTAAAGTCTAGTTTTCAGTAATAGTAATCGCACCGGCTTCGCAAACCTCTACGCAAGATTCGCAACCAAGGCACTCTTCTGCATTAACAGCATGTGCTTTACCATTTTGAATTTCATAAACTTCAACAGGGCAAACATCTACGCATTCTGCGTCGCCTGTACATTTATCCAAATCAACAGTTACATCCCAACCCATGGTGGTATCCTCCATTTTTTTTTACTATTTATTCTAATTCATTCTGCCTAAACTTTTTTCATAAAAAAAGCAAGCTCTCTCTTGCTGATAGCCTTGCAACAGATTGCTGTCAAGTCTTGAGTTATTTTTTTTATAATGTTTTAGATATTT
This window contains:
- the kdsB gene encoding 3-deoxy-manno-octulosonate cytidylyltransferase yields the protein MCYGIIPARFGSTRFPGKPLVEICGKPMFWHVYQRAKQCSSLISVSLATDDQRIFDAAVKLDVPVVLTGDWHQSGTDRVYEAAVNLKLPENAVVVNIQGDEPALNPSLLDALVEAFNDQAVQVSTLARPLTKEESTSPDRVKVVLANNGDALYFSRSLIPYLRDECDNVENIFLMHLGFYAFRLKTLKQFTQLAPGRLENLEKLEQLRFLENNIPIRVKKVNCQSFGVDSPEDLEKVIKIMQNI
- a CDS encoding chemotaxis protein CheW; this translates as MDHSQKKDDELLQLVTFSIGEEEFGVDILKVQEIIRTMEITKVPRAQEFVEGVINLRGKVIPIIDLRRRFGLHSKEHDKHTRIIVIEINNMIVGFVVDSVSEVLRIPASTVEPPPPVVAGLESEYINGVGKLHDRLLILLDLDKLLSSADLEALAQV
- a CDS encoding methyl-accepting chemotaxis protein, which gives rise to MNKTVFQYTVFGIAFGFMFPIFALIFEFWYNDLTVSIGNMLGIYSRVPLLFMITSAPIFLGGAAHIMGIFKAKADLFNDQLQDMIVTLEKQIVIEEEERREAVKNKELAEKAMQEANVAKTNAEEGYKIISQTASRVEQVVERLINAGKQLDTQMETILESSEVQHKKIAACVSAMDEMNANVVGINQNTSLVSDAADNSKNKAEHGNAIVNQSVAAIGTVQSTITQLKEHIEGLGEQVQKIGKVITLIDEVADQTNLLALNAAIEAARAGEAGKGFSVVAGAVRKLAEKTMFATKEVESVILTVQNNTHTSISTTERVASDLNYATDFINQSSMALNEIVAGSSKVNDQLQLVVVATGEQSETSHKVTAVLNEIKLLDQNNADAMQNSELAVKELFIQINELYSLAKSLKLPNN
- a CDS encoding glycosyltransferase family 9 protein codes for the protein MSTNPILIIQMQRMGDLILSFPLVSFLEKNFQTNPIWIVAEENYFSELLPISPNVTYFPYSAAHRLITRPYHGIINLSHRTESAELVKQLKHDWFYGYYLDEDNNLRIKGNWQIYRASLTHNNRHNHYHWSDLNILDIAQHIKINSNNDYAESSHKVALPHFNWAKPEVTKKKNARIGIFVGASQAEKHPNANFFAELVLALFKLGHKPVLLGGKTEEKMGAEICDQLQGLHGINLCGHFSIAELVEMLKKIDLFICPDTGPLHLASLLGVKTINLSLGNVSAFETGPNSPGHLIVSANLSCVGCWKCERNLKCHNFFKPLKIAQIANELILGREQNLKRLNLKGLNLYISDRNYLGELSGLYKLKPILGKDARQNFNIKTAFSVFWQSFFYEHLSKNFAPNQENSTFKLKLKKELETINPKLLLKYNQALIKLCRYFAGKLNINKKNTFDNFWINYPPCIRPLTSFCQLWLDNNDYSKAAYIQVLQLTESARL
- a CDS encoding dissimilatory sulfite reductase D family protein; translation: MDENQQKIVDYLKGKSAAKSKFYFNDFLEVFPGESPRQVKKYLTALINTEVLEFWSSGSTTMYGLKGAGKQSHAEGED
- the dsrB gene encoding dissimilatory-type sulfite reductase subunit beta, with amino-acid sequence MAFISSGYDPSSPMKNRITDIGPRKYSEFYPPFIAKNKGKWAYHEILEPGVLVHVGESGDKVYTVRCGTARLMSITLIREMCDIADKHCSGYLRFTTRSNVEFMVDSEDKLKALKSDLAARKFAGGSYKFPIGGTGAGITNIIHTQGWVHCHTPATDASGPVKAVMDEVFADFQQMRLPAPLRISLACCINMCGAVHCSDIGIVGIHRKPPMIDTDWVDQLCEIPLAVASCPTAAVRPTKIDRADGTKMNSIAIKNERCMYCGNCYTMCPALPISDKEGDGMAIMVGGKVSNRISMPKFSKVVVAYIPNEPPRWPSMTKVIKKIVEVYAANANKYERLGEWAERIGWERFFSLTGLKFTHHLIDDFRDPAYYTWRQSTQFKF
- the dsrA gene encoding dissimilatory-type sulfite reductase subunit alpha — translated: MAKHATPKLDQLESGPWPSFVSDIKQEAESRTKNPKGLDYQIPVDCPSDLLGVLELSYTDGETHWKHGGIVGVFGYGGGVIGRYCDQPEMFPGVAHFHTVRINQPAAKYYSTDFLRQICDMWDLRGSGLTNMHGSTGDIVLLGTQTAQLEEIFHEITHKMNTDLGGSGSNLRTPESCLGSSRCEYACYDAQDLCYNLTMEFQDELHRPAFPYKFKFKFDACPNGCVAAIARSDFAVIGTWKDDIRIDQAAVKAYVGGEFKPNAGAHAGRDWGKFDIVEEVVKRCPTKCMTWTGSELRINNKECTRCMHCINTMPRACRIGNERGASILLGAKAPVLDGAQMGSLLVPFIEVSEPYDEIKDLIGKIWDWWMEEGKNRERIGETMKRLSFQKLLEVTGIEAMPQHVCEPRHNPYMFFKEEEVPGGWNRDIAAYRKRHLR
- the purU gene encoding formyltetrahydrofolate deformylase, producing MLKNTHHVLTISCPDVIGIVASVATFLVDHGANIVDSSQFGDRSTGLFFMRVHFELNPDVCDIKNLQTDFLTLAQRFTMNWDICCVGKKKRVLVMVSRFGHCLNDLLYRFRAGVLNGELVAVVSNHQDFKSLVEWHNIPFFYLPVDKNNKDEQEARLLSLIAEQEIDVVVLARYMQILSEDLCEKLKGRCINIHHSFLPSFKGASPYKQAYERGVKLIGATAHYVTSNLDEGPIIEQGVERVDHSYAPQALEALGKDMECVVLARALTYHLEQRVLINGNKTVVLK
- a CDS encoding ferredoxin — its product is MGWDVTVDLDKCTGDAECVDVCPVEVYEIQNGKAHAVNAEECLGCESCVEVCEAGAITITEN